A DNA window from Ignavibacteriales bacterium contains the following coding sequences:
- a CDS encoding alpha-L-fucosidase: MNYFKILIISSLLVFCAGILLSQEDEAHYVPVKDKEVQKKLAQWQDAKFGLLMHWGTYSQWGIVESWSLCGEDEGWCQRTGPYADDYEKYKQAYRDLKKTFNPIKFNPEKWAIAAKDAGMKYVVFTTKHHDGFCMFDTKTTDYKITSGECQFSSNPKSNITKEIFKEFRKNEMMTGTYFSKPDWSSDYYWWSYFPTPDRHINYNPSKHPERWKQFQDFTHNQIEELMTGYGPVDILWLDGAWVRPLENMPKEFESWAKKDMFNQDVNIPRIAVMARTHQPGLIIVDRWVNGEYENYLTPENKVPEKAMTVPWEACIPIATSWSYKQNDSYKSERELVHLLVDIVAKGGNLLLNIAPSPDGEWDSVAYERLKGIGEWMKLNNEAIYSTKPVYPYKTENVCFTSGKDDLIYAIYLGDDKTQEIPQMVTLPSNKITKGKQIYLLGYESKLKIKKHLVGSKEKILVEIPDKFRKSLPYKHTLTFKLIQ; encoded by the coding sequence ATGAATTATTTCAAGATTTTAATAATTTCGAGTCTTCTTGTTTTCTGTGCCGGTATACTTTTATCTCAGGAAGATGAAGCTCATTATGTTCCGGTGAAGGACAAAGAAGTGCAAAAAAAACTTGCGCAATGGCAAGATGCAAAATTTGGTTTGCTGATGCATTGGGGGACTTACAGTCAATGGGGGATTGTTGAGTCATGGTCGCTTTGCGGCGAGGATGAAGGTTGGTGTCAGCGAACGGGTCCTTATGCGGATGATTATGAAAAATATAAGCAAGCTTACCGCGATTTGAAAAAGACATTCAACCCGATAAAATTCAATCCTGAAAAATGGGCTATTGCCGCAAAGGATGCCGGAATGAAATATGTTGTTTTTACAACGAAGCATCACGACGGTTTCTGTATGTTCGATACAAAAACAACCGATTACAAAATCACATCGGGTGAATGTCAATTCAGTTCAAATCCTAAATCGAATATCACAAAAGAAATTTTTAAAGAGTTCAGAAAAAATGAAATGATGACCGGAACATATTTCTCCAAACCGGATTGGAGCTCCGATTATTACTGGTGGTCATACTTTCCTACACCCGATAGACATATAAATTATAATCCGTCAAAACATCCTGAACGATGGAAGCAATTTCAGGATTTCACACATAATCAAATTGAAGAATTGATGACGGGATACGGGCCGGTTGATATTCTCTGGCTCGATGGTGCGTGGGTGCGCCCGCTCGAGAATATGCCGAAAGAATTTGAATCGTGGGCAAAAAAAGATATGTTCAATCAGGATGTGAATATTCCGCGCATTGCCGTAATGGCGCGAACTCATCAACCGGGATTGATTATCGTTGACCGATGGGTGAACGGAGAATATGAAAATTATCTGACTCCCGAGAATAAAGTTCCTGAAAAGGCGATGACTGTTCCATGGGAAGCATGTATCCCGATAGCAACGAGCTGGTCGTACAAACAGAACGATAGCTACAAGTCTGAAAGGGAATTAGTTCATTTGCTGGTTGATATTGTTGCAAAAGGAGGAAATCTGCTGCTCAACATTGCGCCATCTCCGGATGGTGAATGGGATTCCGTTGCATACGAAAGACTTAAAGGTATTGGAGAATGGATGAAACTAAATAACGAAGCAATCTATTCCACTAAACCGGTTTACCCATACAAGACAGAAAATGTTTGCTTTACTTCCGGCAAAGACGATTTAATCTATGCAATCTATCTAGGTGATGACAAGACACAAGAAATACCACAGATGGTTACTTTGCCGAGCAATAAAATCACAAAAGGTAAACAAATATATTTGCTGGGATATGAATCCAAGTTGAAAATTAAAAAACATCTCGTTGGATCGAAAGAAAAAATTTTGGTTGAGATCCCCGACAAATTCAGAAAATCGTTACCTTATAAACATACATTAACTTTTAAGTTGATTCAATGA
- a CDS encoding family 20 glycosylhydrolase, with translation MKKVLKQFLIILIGVFIFSSGIVFSEPDNKKLSIIPTPSQVNFHKGYFLLNPQTKIIYSGNNSESKFTVEYIAKIIRGSTEFKLPVKDVVKMPSKNYIFFNYIHDENLGKEGYKLDVDKDKISVGANSSAGFFYAVQTILQLLPSEIYGRKKVKHVQWKIPCISIVDKPRFQWRGMHLDVSRHFFPAEFIKTYIDMLALHKMNVFHWHLTDDQGWRVEIKKYPKLISIGAWRVDREDRLWNDREPQHEGEKATYGGFYTQDEIKEIVKYAAERQITIVPEIELPAHSGAVLAAYPEYSCTGGPFTVPPGSVWPITTLYCAGNDSTFEFIESILDEVINLFPGTFIHIGGDEADKTEWSKCQKCQARIKAERLKGENELQSYFIKRIEKFIVSKNRRIIGWDEILEGGIAPEATVMSWRGMDGGIAAARMNHDVVMTPGSHCYFDYYQGKPDFEPLAIGGYTPLKKVYEFEPIPDSLTFEQSKHILGAQANVWTEFIATPEHFQYMTLPRMAAMAEVLWSPKQMRDWNEFIPRIEVQIERYNKLNYNHAKSAYLISISASLDSVKKEFGFELSNEMQSKEMRYTLDGKEPTIHSTKYVKPFNVNKSTVVKAVAFHKGKAIGVVSEQKVYLHKALFKPVTLKYPYYKYNGGGELGLTNGIRGTKSYNDGNWQGFEQNDLEAIIDLGYVKQINSISTGFLQNTNSWIFFPSLVEYKISEDGVSYSAITHFDQPVATGHREVEIKEFSFELKDAKARFIKVIAKNIGQCPDWHIGKGGKVWLFIDEIVVE, from the coding sequence ATGAAAAAAGTCCTCAAGCAATTTTTGATAATATTAATAGGTGTTTTTATTTTTTCCTCCGGAATTGTATTTTCCGAACCTGATAACAAAAAACTCTCAATTATTCCCACACCCTCACAGGTTAATTTTCACAAAGGATATTTTTTATTAAACCCTCAAACAAAAATCATTTATTCTGGAAATAACTCGGAATCAAAATTTACTGTTGAATATATTGCAAAAATTATTCGAGGTTCTACCGAATTTAAATTACCGGTTAAAGACGTCGTTAAAATGCCATCAAAGAATTATATTTTTTTCAATTACATTCACGATGAAAATCTTGGCAAGGAAGGTTATAAACTGGATGTTGATAAAGATAAAATAAGTGTTGGTGCAAATTCCAGCGCCGGTTTTTTCTATGCGGTTCAAACGATATTACAATTACTACCTTCGGAAATTTATGGTCGGAAAAAAGTTAAACATGTTCAATGGAAAATTCCGTGTATCTCTATTGTGGACAAACCCCGCTTTCAATGGCGAGGGATGCATTTGGATGTCAGCAGACACTTTTTCCCCGCTGAATTTATCAAAACATATATTGATATGCTTGCGCTGCACAAGATGAATGTTTTTCATTGGCATCTTACCGACGATCAGGGATGGAGAGTTGAAATAAAGAAATATCCTAAACTTATATCTATCGGTGCATGGCGTGTAGATCGCGAAGATCGGTTATGGAACGACCGTGAACCACAGCATGAAGGGGAAAAAGCAACTTACGGTGGTTTTTATACTCAGGATGAGATCAAGGAGATAGTAAAATATGCTGCTGAACGGCAAATCACGATTGTTCCTGAAATAGAGTTGCCGGCACACTCCGGTGCAGTGCTTGCGGCATATCCGGAATATTCTTGCACGGGAGGACCGTTCACCGTTCCTCCCGGTAGTGTCTGGCCCATCACTACTCTTTATTGTGCGGGCAACGATAGTACATTTGAATTTATTGAATCAATTTTAGATGAAGTAATAAATTTATTCCCTGGAACATTTATCCATATCGGTGGTGATGAAGCTGATAAAACTGAATGGAGCAAATGTCAGAAATGTCAGGCACGGATCAAAGCTGAACGATTGAAAGGTGAAAACGAGCTTCAGAGTTATTTTATAAAGCGTATTGAAAAATTTATTGTTTCAAAAAACCGACGGATAATCGGTTGGGATGAAATTCTGGAAGGTGGCATCGCACCGGAAGCAACAGTCATGTCGTGGCGCGGTATGGATGGAGGAATCGCCGCCGCAAGAATGAACCATGATGTTGTTATGACTCCCGGCTCGCATTGCTATTTCGATTACTATCAAGGTAAACCCGATTTTGAGCCGTTGGCAATCGGCGGTTATACTCCGTTAAAGAAGGTTTATGAATTTGAACCGATACCGGATAGTTTAACTTTTGAACAATCTAAACATATATTAGGCGCACAGGCAAATGTTTGGACTGAATTTATTGCGACACCGGAACATTTTCAGTATATGACTTTACCTCGAATGGCGGCAATGGCTGAAGTGTTGTGGTCGCCAAAACAAATGCGGGACTGGAATGAATTTATTCCAAGGATTGAAGTGCAAATTGAGCGTTATAATAAATTAAATTATAACCATGCAAAAAGCGCTTATCTTATTTCAATATCTGCATCGCTGGATTCTGTAAAAAAAGAATTCGGTTTTGAATTATCGAACGAAATGCAATCGAAAGAAATGCGCTATACTCTCGACGGAAAAGAACCGACTATTCATTCCACTAAATATGTGAAGCCATTCAATGTAAATAAATCAACAGTTGTAAAAGCAGTTGCGTTTCATAAGGGAAAGGCGATTGGCGTTGTTTCGGAACAAAAAGTTTATTTACACAAAGCACTTTTTAAACCGGTAACATTAAAATATCCTTACTATAAATATAACGGCGGTGGTGAATTAGGATTGACGAACGGAATTCGCGGCACAAAATCTTATAACGACGGCAATTGGCAGGGATTCGAACAAAACGATTTAGAAGCGATAATTGATCTCGGTTATGTAAAACAAATTAATAGTATTTCAACCGGTTTTCTTCAAAATACGAATTCCTGGATATTTTTCCCTTCGCTTGTCGAATACAAAATTTCTGAAGACGGCGTTTCATATAGTGCGATAACACACTTCGATCAACCTGTTGCAACGGGTCATCGGGAAGTCGAGATAAAAGAATTTTCTTTTGAATTGAAAGATGCAAAAGCACGTTTCATTAAAGTGATTGCTAAAAATATCGGTCAGTGCCCGGATTGGCACATTGGCAAAGGTGGCAAGGTGTGGTTATTCATTGATGAGATTGTCGTAGAATAA
- a CDS encoding prolyl oligopeptidase family serine peptidase, giving the protein MTHSKIFRKIIFIFFFLINFIFAQTSDTLILRQGMALQLLRGYGETIIAPNPVEANLALGKWESPSKGESVTFVNGEEHQWIMLNADSSGWFEDSVLTGCYLYFSVEMKKKTIMILEAMGNEMVYINGVPRSGNPYGLKDTYESWETNFQYSRLPLQLEKGKNEFLFRCQRGRFKAKLYNPSKNIMFNTRDITIPDFIVGEKIDTWGSVVIVNASDKTLNNLKIKTTIEKKEGKSIQVPIIQPMSVRKVGFPLISEAINQKGVTDVCVTLFETHSGKNIIIDTVNIPLRVLNFSDNHKETFISKIDGSVQYYGINPAVGSNKEKFTALFLSLHGAGVDAVNQSGSYYPKTWGHIVAPTNRRPYGYNWEEWGRLDAMETMEIVKQRYRIDENRIYLTGHSMGGHGVWHIGSLFPDKFAAIGPSAGWISFWTYRFRGQNVLDTTDIRKMIRRATTPSETFMHVDNYKQLGAYILHGSDDDNVYPEQARMMVDELNKHNYKDFIYHEQKGVGHWWDLSDEPGADCVDWAPMFDFFARHARPQKERIREINFKTSNPGVSSKNNWITIDAQIEQLKISSANIRFDPGMNRFVGTTDNIARLAFDLDMVKTTDTLIIELDSQKVVTAGVKSDDGKMWISKKGGQWIIDGKPSLLEKGAHRYGAFKEAFRNQMIFVYGTDGTQEENEWAFNKARYDAEKFWYQGNGSIDIYADKDFDPSKFSDRNIVLYGNRNTNKAWGKLLSDSPVQVGKGFVKIGEKKISENDLCCIFIRPRAGSNIASVAAISGTGIIGMKLSNRLPYMNPGIGLPDCTIMNQDILSHGEEGVVMAGFFGLDWSLEKGDFVWNKKR; this is encoded by the coding sequence ATGACACACTCTAAAATATTTCGGAAAATTATTTTTATTTTCTTCTTCCTTATAAATTTTATTTTTGCACAGACTTCCGATACGTTAATACTCCGTCAAGGGATGGCGCTTCAACTATTAAGAGGATATGGAGAAACAATCATTGCTCCAAATCCTGTCGAAGCGAATTTGGCTTTAGGAAAATGGGAATCACCATCAAAAGGGGAAAGCGTAACTTTTGTTAATGGCGAAGAGCATCAATGGATAATGTTAAACGCCGATTCATCCGGCTGGTTTGAAGATTCGGTCTTAACTGGCTGCTATCTTTATTTTTCGGTCGAGATGAAAAAGAAAACCATTATGATTCTCGAAGCGATGGGAAATGAAATGGTGTACATCAACGGTGTACCCCGTTCCGGTAATCCGTATGGATTGAAAGACACATACGAATCATGGGAAACAAATTTCCAGTACTCACGCCTTCCGTTGCAGCTTGAGAAAGGAAAGAATGAATTTCTTTTCCGCTGTCAGCGAGGCCGCTTCAAAGCAAAACTTTATAACCCATCAAAAAATATAATGTTCAATACTCGCGATATAACAATACCCGATTTTATAGTCGGAGAGAAAATTGACACATGGGGTTCGGTGGTAATCGTGAATGCTTCAGATAAAACACTTAATAATCTTAAGATTAAAACAACCATTGAAAAAAAAGAAGGAAAGTCGATTCAGGTTCCAATTATTCAGCCGATGAGTGTTCGGAAAGTAGGATTTCCATTGATCTCGGAAGCGATTAATCAGAAAGGAGTTACCGATGTTTGTGTTACTTTGTTCGAAACACATTCTGGTAAAAACATTATTATTGATACTGTAAATATTCCGTTAAGGGTGCTGAATTTTTCGGATAATCATAAAGAAACATTCATCAGTAAAATCGATGGCAGTGTACAATATTACGGGATTAATCCCGCGGTCGGATCGAACAAAGAAAAATTTACAGCACTTTTTCTTTCGCTTCACGGAGCGGGGGTTGATGCGGTGAATCAATCAGGTTCCTATTATCCAAAAACATGGGGACATATCGTCGCACCTACAAATCGCAGACCATACGGATATAATTGGGAGGAATGGGGAAGATTAGATGCAATGGAAACAATGGAAATTGTAAAACAACGTTATCGAATTGATGAAAATCGGATTTACCTCACCGGTCATTCGATGGGCGGTCATGGAGTTTGGCATATCGGCTCACTCTTTCCGGATAAATTTGCAGCAATTGGACCAAGCGCCGGATGGATTAGTTTTTGGACATATCGTTTCCGGGGACAAAATGTTTTAGACACAACTGATATCAGGAAAATGATTCGTCGGGCAACAACACCTAGCGAGACATTTATGCATGTCGATAATTATAAACAGCTCGGTGCTTACATCTTACATGGCTCTGATGATGATAATGTTTATCCCGAACAAGCAAGGATGATGGTTGATGAACTCAACAAACATAACTATAAAGATTTTATTTATCACGAGCAAAAAGGTGTAGGTCATTGGTGGGATTTATCCGATGAACCAGGTGCGGATTGTGTAGATTGGGCACCGATGTTCGATTTTTTTGCACGTCATGCGCGTCCGCAGAAAGAACGTATCAGAGAAATAAATTTTAAAACATCTAATCCGGGAGTGTCGTCAAAAAATAATTGGATCACGATAGATGCACAGATTGAGCAACTGAAAATCAGTTCGGCAAATATTCGGTTCGATCCGGGAATGAATCGATTTGTCGGTACAACAGACAATATCGCACGACTCGCTTTTGATCTCGATATGGTCAAAACGACAGACACTCTTATAATAGAGTTAGACAGTCAAAAAGTTGTTACTGCCGGAGTTAAATCTGATGACGGAAAAATGTGGATAAGTAAAAAAGGTGGACAATGGATTATAGATGGAAAGCCGTCTTTGTTAGAAAAAGGGGCGCACCGTTACGGGGCTTTTAAGGAAGCATTCCGGAACCAGATGATTTTTGTATATGGTACGGATGGCACACAAGAAGAAAATGAATGGGCTTTCAATAAAGCCCGCTATGATGCGGAGAAATTCTGGTACCAGGGTAATGGTTCGATTGATATTTATGCCGACAAAGATTTCGATCCGTCAAAATTTTCCGACAGAAATATAGTTCTCTACGGAAATAGAAATACAAACAAAGCTTGGGGCAAACTTTTATCCGATAGTCCCGTGCAAGTTGGAAAGGGTTTTGTAAAAATCGGTGAAAAGAAAATTTCAGAAAACGACCTGTGCTGTATTTTCATCAGACCAAGGGCCGGAAGTAATATCGCGAGCGTTGCAGCTATTTCAGGAACAGGCATTATCGGCATGAAGTTGAGTAACAGGTTGCCATATATGAATCCGGGAATAGGTCTTCCGGATTGCACAATTATGAATCAAGATATTCTTAGCCATGGTGAAGAGGGTGTAGTAATGGCAGGATTTTTCGGACTTGACTGGAGTTTAGAAAAAGGCGATTTTGTATGGAATAAAAAACGATGA
- a CDS encoding S9 family peptidase, translating to MKNARLILIVLCVVSFSTAQEKKSLTFDQIFKNSEPKLIQLLPTISSWADDDHYLETKKKDGIEKVYSVDALTGKETLYRDINQYKTMVDSEIVVDQPATNNKDYDKLIYAKENDLYYLNVKNKLFKRLTNDSVEEKNPTISPDGNFVAFTRDHNLFTIDLKTGTETQYTFDGNDVVYNGWAAWIYYEEIFGRPSKYKAFWWSPDSRHIVFYRFDEKDVPVFPLYNAEGQHGSLENTRYPKAGDKNPEVKFGIITVEDKKIVWGDFNEKDDQYFGEPFWTPNGDRMITQWMNRQQDTLILYSIDLVTGKRKTIYTEHQPTWVDWVEKITFLKNGKEFFIQSDKSGWMHIYHFSIDGKLINQVTDGKWAVANILYVDEEKKIIYFTARKEVTTNTDFYKINFNGKKLTRLTSGDYSHSVNISPKGKYFISTYSNISTPSCMAIFDNKGNEVRKIANSQTKEFNNYLISKSELFHVPSSDSYNLPVKWTLPINFDETKKYPVLISVYGGPGSYDVSNRWDGIRSQWLAMEGIIQMSIDHRGSLHFGKEGSAKMHRQLGTWEMHDYIEVAKWLCTQPFIDTSKICITGGSYGGYVAALALTYGADYFTHGIASYSVIDYKLYDSHYTERFMDSPSENPDGYKNTSVLTWTDRYKGLLRIVHGTMDDNVHMQNILQLVSKLEDSKKHFELMIYPGGRHGWGGPKATHLRNENYRFYYKYLLEKNFPDNLFN from the coding sequence ATGAAAAATGCCCGATTAATATTAATTGTATTGTGTGTCGTTTCGTTTTCAACAGCACAGGAGAAAAAATCGCTTACATTCGATCAGATTTTTAAAAATAGTGAACCTAAATTGATTCAATTGTTACCAACTATCTCAAGTTGGGCTGACGACGATCATTATCTTGAAACGAAGAAAAAAGATGGTATAGAAAAAGTTTATTCGGTTGATGCCCTGACAGGAAAGGAGACTTTGTACAGAGATATCAATCAATACAAGACAATGGTTGATTCTGAAATCGTTGTGGATCAACCCGCAACTAACAATAAAGATTATGATAAATTGATATATGCTAAAGAAAACGATCTTTATTACTTGAATGTGAAAAATAAATTGTTTAAGAGACTAACAAACGATTCCGTCGAAGAAAAAAATCCAACAATCTCTCCCGATGGAAACTTTGTGGCTTTCACGCGCGATCACAATCTGTTTACAATTGATCTTAAAACCGGAACTGAAACGCAATATACATTCGATGGTAACGATGTTGTCTATAACGGTTGGGCTGCATGGATATATTATGAAGAAATTTTCGGTCGCCCGTCTAAGTACAAAGCATTTTGGTGGTCTCCCGATAGCAGACATATTGTATTTTACCGTTTCGATGAAAAGGATGTGCCCGTTTTTCCGCTATACAATGCGGAGGGACAGCACGGTTCGCTTGAAAATACTCGTTACCCAAAGGCGGGAGATAAAAATCCGGAAGTAAAATTCGGGATTATTACAGTTGAAGATAAAAAAATTGTTTGGGGTGATTTCAATGAAAAAGATGATCAATATTTCGGCGAACCTTTCTGGACTCCTAATGGAGATCGCATGATTACGCAATGGATGAACCGGCAGCAGGATACTTTAATCTTGTATTCAATCGATCTTGTGACCGGCAAGAGAAAAACCATTTATACCGAACATCAACCGACATGGGTTGATTGGGTTGAAAAGATTACCTTCCTGAAAAACGGTAAAGAGTTTTTTATTCAAAGTGATAAAAGCGGCTGGATGCATATATATCATTTTTCCATCGATGGCAAATTAATAAATCAAGTAACCGACGGTAAATGGGCGGTGGCAAATATTTTATATGTCGACGAAGAGAAAAAAATAATTTATTTCACAGCACGTAAGGAAGTAACAACAAACACAGATTTTTATAAAATTAATTTTAACGGGAAAAAATTAACACGATTAACATCGGGTGACTATTCGCATTCCGTAAATATCTCTCCAAAAGGAAAATATTTCATATCAACATATTCAAATATTTCCACGCCATCTTGCATGGCAATTTTTGACAACAAAGGAAATGAAGTTAGAAAAATTGCAAACAGCCAGACCAAAGAATTCAACAACTACCTTATATCAAAATCCGAGTTATTCCATGTTCCATCATCGGATAGTTACAATTTACCCGTAAAATGGACACTTCCGATAAATTTTGATGAAACGAAAAAATATCCGGTGTTGATCAGTGTTTACGGTGGTCCCGGTTCTTATGATGTATCGAATAGATGGGATGGTATACGTTCACAGTGGCTTGCGATGGAGGGTATAATTCAGATGTCAATCGATCATAGGGGTTCCCTTCATTTCGGCAAAGAGGGTAGTGCAAAAATGCACCGTCAGTTAGGGACGTGGGAGATGCACGATTATATCGAAGTTGCCAAATGGCTGTGCACTCAGCCGTTTATTGATACTTCTAAAATTTGCATCACGGGAGGAAGTTATGGCGGTTATGTTGCGGCATTGGCGCTGACATATGGCGCGGATTATTTTACACACGGAATTGCATCTTATTCTGTTATCGATTATAAACTTTATGATTCTCATTATACCGAACGGTTTATGGATTCACCCTCGGAAAATCCGGACGGATATAAAAATACATCTGTGCTCACATGGACAGATAGATACAAAGGATTACTGAGGATTGTTCACGGAACGATGGATGATAACGTTCATATGCAAAATATTTTGCAATTAGTCAGCAAGCTCGAAGATTCTAAAAAGCATTTCGAGTTGATGATATATCCTGGTGGAAGACACGGATGGGGTGGACCCAAAGCAACACATTTACGAAATGAAAACTATCGTTTCTATTATAAGTATCTTTTAGAAAAAAATTTTCCCGATAATTTGTTCAATTAA